One Xiphophorus maculatus strain JP 163 A chromosome 23, X_maculatus-5.0-male, whole genome shotgun sequence genomic window, gatcacatgaacaaaatactttatcacATGTGGAAAATGGGAACCACATGTGATCACATGTGaatttcatgggatttttttgtaagggaAAACTTTCAACTGGGGGACTGGGGGAAtcaagagagagaaagagatgtCAAGAGAAGTGGTCAAAGATGCACCTCTCAGGTCGTCGTTTAGGAGCTTGTCATGCATTTTACCGTGGGCGTCAACAAATTTGTCCACATTTGTCAAAAATGCCATTTTTTGACTTCCTGCAGAACTCAGCTGTCGTCTTTTCCTGTCTCAACAGAGAAACTCACAAAAGAAAGCAGACATGAATTACTCCTCATGGAACGGCAACAAGCAGTCTTGGAGGTGAACTGTTTAGACGGTGGATTTGGTGGATTTGGACTCGCAGACAGAGTCTGTCTAATCCTGGCGCCAAACAAACACCATTCGCATTTTAGTTTCAATTAAGGGAACATTCTAAAGTAAACAGTGAAATCTCAAGAAGACTTCAGATTTGCCTTGAAATGTTCCCTATTAATGAGATGAGCGAAGCAAAGGTTATGGCTTTACTTACTTTTTTACAGAAAACCGATTCTCCGAATTCCAAGAGAATAATAGAGGCAGGTGGTAATATGTCCTCCTTGtcttttgggttgtttttttttttagttgtctCTGATGACTAAACGCTCTGAGATCCTGAAGATGGAGAAGGCCGTTGCAAAAGAGGAAAGGAAGCTGAAACAACTTGAGAAGCTCATCGAAAGGGACAACCAAAAGTTTGAAGAGTTCCTCAGGGAGAATGAGAGGAAGTCAGTGGAAGCCAGAGCTCTGTGGGTGCAACTGTGAACGTCTTCACTGTGGGACGACAAGATGTTGTTTTAGGATATTGTTCTAACAAACACGCGCATCTGTACGCTTCCAGTTTTGAGCGGGAGGAAAAGTCCAAGCAGGAGAAGAATGCCGTGATCAAGAAGCTGACCGCTGAAATGAGGACCATTCAAAGGTAGCGGTGTCACATTTTGATACTTCACCTCTGACCTGCTTCTCTCCCCCTGCTGAAATAAAGCGTGAACAGTGTTAGTTTTGTTCATGTGTGaataaccaaacaaaacaaacagcgtTAAAGGGGGGAAATACAAATCTGCCACACACTTTTTAGACGTCTAGCTTCTGGTTATGAAGTGGCAAAATACGAGAAGGTCCGTAGAGTACAAACACTTGTTGCGTTATATGACGTTATTCAGTGCGCGGAAGTATCCGACAGGTGAGAAAACTGCAACTAGAGATctgtgttgtgctttttttattattattatttcacagtgAACTTGAGAAGTATGAAGACGCTCTGACAGACTACCTGAAATACAAGGACTTCCTGTTCAGGCTTTCTCCCGCAGAGTGGCAGGATGAGCAGAAGAGCAAAGACTCAAAGACTAAAACGTCGTCCAAACAGAATGATGGACAGGAACCCACCGAGACGGGTATTTGGAATAACAGTTTGGCGTTGCTCTGGTTGATTGCTAATTTAATTGTTTCTGCTCGCGAGATGCATTTTGCTGATTAAAAGCAACCATTCATTTGTGTGTCTCCTGTTTGCCTATCCACAGGTTTGGAGAGGAAGCTTCCCCTTGTCAGAGCGACCAGGTTGTCCTCTACTCAAAGTGACACACTGTAACAGCACTAACACACACTTCTAACCATCTGCACTCTGTGCTGTACACCAGAACATTCtaatttgttcatgttttccaTATAACAGTCAATGGATGTGTTTAAGTTTTCACTGTTAGCAGCAAGGTGTCTGCATGTCCTTAAAGAgtcttttaaaaagtcttcaatTCATGTGGCTAACCTGAAGGcctttaaatgtcttaaatggatttttaaaatgtaagttggccttaaataagttgatcacaggtcttaaattttgtgatggtaggaccATTCAGTCTGGTATATTCTATTAACTTTATTGTTCGGCAAAAGACATTTTCATTGCGTTTTGTGGCTCGATGTGGTTGAGGCTACTGCCAAAATGCTGCCAGTATACTCTTGCTAGCTAGCCAGCTAGCGTTACTACATCCATCATGGATACCTGCAAATTTATTGGTGGCTCACAGGACGATGTTTGTCTTCACATCTGGCTTCACATCTGTTACCAACCAATGAGATGTTACAAAGATTAAAAGGAATGAAAATGAATCTCTTCAACTTACGTAAGAATCTGACAGTATCTCATAGTCAGTCTCACGAGGAGTGCCATTTCCTTCTCAGTGGTTTTCCATTCTTAaagatatatataaatatatgcgATTCTCTTTTGTGCATTTCTGTCGTGACACAGACAGAAATGtctaaaaagtcttaaatttgagctAGCGAAACCTGAAGAAACCCTGTCCAGTTACTGTAAAGTAACAgtaatgaatgaaatgaaactcTAATCAATGCCTGTCACATTTTAAAAGGCTTTTTGTGAGTAAAATAGCATCTTAGCCTTCATAAAgagtctgcagcagcagcaacaaaaaaccCTGGGAAGTAAAAGAGATTACCACAATTATTATTGTCAGAAATCTTTAAACTTAATTTCATGTGCTGTTATTAAGAACATAAAaagaatttctgaaaaataaagatatttttacatCTATCTTGTATTCATAAGATAGATGAATACAAGATAGGCTTAACACGGAACTTgagtttttgtcaaatttttgccgagcttttttccccctttacgTTCTTTTGCTTCGgcatttttaaactcatgatTCTTGAGTACGTAGTTTAGATTAAACACCAAGatataatatttcttttttttggtaaattacaGTATAACTGAACAAATACTGGAGTGTGTCTTGAATGTTATTAGCTGGAAAAATAGTTCCAGATAAATCGGTGAAAAGTTAGCAAATTGCACTGGCAAGTAAAAGTGGGACAAATCTACTTATGTTGATAGATTGTGGAGCAACAgaatcttaaataaaattttacttaaCCTTTTATTTAACTACACACATTGTTATTAAATATTGGCTGTAGGCTTAACAGATTTGTAGATATGTTTACCATTACCCAACTCcacaattaaaactgtttatacTAATAACTGAATTCTGGACATGCGTTTTCTTGTGTGCAGCTCCCTCTTGTGGTAGAAAATTGGGAATGATTTATGAAACGTATTCATTTAAAACTCTCTTCATACATTTCAGAGAGAAAACGTGTTCACTGGATTATGACAGCTTAGAGGTCAGTTTGCCCTTCACCAGAACGTCATACCTTTGGAGTGTTTATCTGCAGTTTTTCACCTTTGCCGTCCCTCCTCCATTCAGGATAAGCCAGAGCTTTACTTCACCGATCCCCAACAGCTACTGGACCTGATGTCGGAACTGACGGAGCAGAACCTGTCCCTGATTCAGAACTCTGCGAGGGCGGGGGAGGCGCTGGCGAAACTCCGGCAGACTGTGGACACAACCAGGAGGAAGATGTAAGTGGTGCACTCAGTAGCCTGCACCTTTTTCCAGCATCATTTAAACCATTCGCCAAGTTTAcattgctgtgtgtgtgtgtgtgtgtgtgtgtgtgtgtgtgtgtgtgtgtgtgtgtgtgtgtgtgtgtgtgtgtgtgtgtgtgtgtgtgtgtgtgtgtgcgtgtgtgtgtgtgtgtgcgtgtgtgtgaagtGAAAACGAGGAGGAGAAGATAGCCCTGCAGATTAAAGAGCTGAACCAGAAACTCGACAAAGAGAAGGCGAGAGGCGCGAAGCTGGAACAGATGGTCCAGCTTCATGTTTCACTGAGCTCACAGGACCAAGTAAGGACACTAAATGTGCATATCTGGCCCCTTTTCTGGAGAGTCTGCACTCATATTTGCATGCATATTTCAGAGTGATAGTGCTCTGAAGAATGAGAAAGTGCCAAATGGAACAGGGGAATTTTCTGTTCTGTATTAGGATGTTCACTGTAGGGGGAAACATAATAATTTCTTCTTTCCGATAGCTGTAGGTTTGATCTGGAGCAGTTGTGAAATTCAGCGaagttcagaaaaacagaagattttGCTTAGCAATTTGTCTTCTCTTGTTCTCCTTGGACACAGCTGACGGGTTTTTAATGTCAGATGTGGGATTAAATCGTCGTCCAACATCTGcttgtaactttttcttttcttttgtttttttgacaaacaCAAGAGTATTCATCTTGACCAGAGGTGTGATACCTTTACAAAGAGCCATGTTTAATTCATTGACAAaactctctttgttttttataaatatatactgCTAAAtactttgtaacttttaaagAAGCAccatttaatttatatttttaagttttaaaataaagacaaaacatcaaacttttgagaaaaaaaagatgtatgtATTTTCTTCTACAGGATAATGTTTTTGGAGAACTGTAACACTGCAAAAACGACAAAATCTTtattataaaagtattttttggtaAAGTTTTGTGTGCAAGTATCTTagtgcatttgaaataagacaaaaataacatacaggtaaagttttcagcaaaacatagGAGCTTATCTTAgttaaataattccttagtattgatcAAAAATTACTGGTTCCattattagattatttcacttataacaagacatttttccagtgttataagtgaaataatctaccacaggaatgaatactttttcatcaatattaaagaattattcactaaaaacaaacttctatagcttgctgaaatgttactggtaatttttgtcttatttcaagtgcattaaaatatttgcggcagaaattagaccaaaataccttgtaagattttgtgtttttgtagtgaaaaaaaagcacatatttCCTAATAAGACGTAaaatagatgtaaaaaaatacttgaactCTGGTCATTTTGTTGTGGAACGTTTATGCAattgactgaatgaaaaacatgaacagtCTTCTGCAGTTCCATCAGACTCTCAAGATTCTGAGAGTCTGACAAACAACTGGTACTAAAATACCAGTTGTTTGTCGTTAGCAAagcatttattatatttaaactcTTGgcggtgggttttttttttttttttttgtatttttttgatttCCAGGACAAAATGTTGGACGCTCTCAATAAAAAGGTGACAGAGGTTTACAGCGGCTGTGTGGAAAACAGGATCACCGACCTCAGCACCTTGCAGAAGGTGGCAAAAATCGAGAGTCGCGTCTTCTCGCTGCTGCAGAGCCTCGAAGGCATGCCAGTAGAGAGACTGGCGGTGGTTAAGAAGGTCAAGGAGAGCGAGAAGAGGAGCAGGTATCACTGAGAGTATGATGTGTAATGAAACGGGCAATCCAAGGGTTTATTTAGCCCCTCTGTCCTCACACTGTGACTCAGGATGCGTGAGGAAAAGCTGatggagcagagagagaaacaaaaggaaCGGATGAGGAGGTATCTGGAGAGATCCTTGGCTGACTCCAAGAAAATTGTATGTCTGAATCCTCTAATTAGTCAGAGTATTACTGCAGCAACATAGAAATACACAATAAGATATTTttagagacagagagagagacagatggAGTCAcggtttttgtcctttttttccaGAGTGGGAAGAAGCTCATGCCTAGGTGCATGCCTGCTCTGAAGAAAGTCGAGGTCGTCGATGTGGACAACAAGCCCGCCGAGGACGACATCAACGATTACCTCTTTGGCTTGGATGACACGGAGTGACAAaggcaacaggaagtgatgtggAGGAATTGTTTTTACAGTACCAGAGaaagaatgtcttttttttttttgcctgtgcCCCCTTCTAAGCACGATCAGCTGATTACCAGGTTTTCTAACCGGGCCCACCAGTGTGCCTATCAGATAACGGCTGCCACCAATAATGCTATGCTAGAAACCAAAAGGTTTAGAAATCATGAATATCATTAGCTCTGGGTGTTTATTTGATGCAACACCTCACTGTAAATTtgtaagaaatgtttcttttcatttgaccAAACATATTACTGTGCTATCACACCCCGACAAGTCAAGAACAATACACACCCACCATCTGTCATACAACCAAACCCACACAACTATCCTAATAAAACTTATTACATTAAACAATGCATACTGAGTGTTTTTAGTAGTCTAAAATAGAACTATCCATTTGGGTGCTGGTTCCTATCTCcagcgagaggcggggtacaccctggacaggccGCCAGTCTGTCGCATATACGTATATATTCAAATATTGGCAGCTATTTCGGAATCAGAGATAAAGTTTGTAATGGATGAACATGGATGTTGGACTGAATgggggaagccggagcacctggagagaacccattCATACACGGAGACACTGTGCCACCGTGCAGcccttacttttttttttttagaaagaactAATACTACTACTACGATTAAAACTaagcaatatttaactaataataactaataaaaatgagcaaatataaactaattaaaaccaCCTGAACTGGACAAACAACAACTAAATAAAGCCAGATTATAATAATCAACCCAAACTAACCATGGAGACTTCTGTCACCCCTCAACTCTGATAAATTAAAGTCACAGAGCCCATGTTAAAATTTACTGCAGCTGCTTTTCTCTCCCCTCTTTATGCTCAGTCCTTTATTACATGTTCATGCTTTATGCTGCTGCAGACATGATGGACTGATCGCTTTTTTTAATCTCCTCCACAATTAAATCTTTTCTGCTCCTCTGTTCTGAAATGTCCTGCTCAGCAGCAGctacttctgctttttctgaTACTTCAGGAGAAaccgtttttatttcttccacgTTTTCCTCCTGATTGTTTGGCATTTCAGCTGACATAACAGTTTCTATCGCCAAAGTTTTGGCTTCTTTGCCTGAGTCTTCACTTTCACAGACGTTTatcttaatttgatttatgagaTCTTCCAGTTCAGCGGCAGCTTTAAATGCTGCCGTTCTCGTTTTCTCGAACTCAGATTTTCTGGACAGCTCTTTCTCCACTTTCTGATCCTCATCATGTCGGGTTTCAAGTGTCTCTTCTTCGGTCCTTTGGTGTAATTCAGACATCACTGTTTCATCGGTATAGATCTCATCTTCAAAGTTGGTGATCTGGTCCTTAAATGATTCTGCGGTGGAAACTTCTTGTTGTTCGTCGTTTTGTCCAGAAATCTCTTTATTTGGGGATTCCTGTTTAGAGGCAGCTTTCCTGGCTGCCTTTCTCCTTTTCTTATATCTTCTTAGACGGCTTTTTCTCTACTTTCCTCTCcccattttgttgcttttcaaagatcttCTCTTCTTTGGTAACTTAAGAACTTAagcctgtgtttgtgttgctaaatgcttaatttttttgcttggttgtttatttggttattttttgcTATCTGGCATTTATAAGCCACAGGTTTAATCACCTTAAacctgttgctaggcaacattCAAACAGGGCAGCCATTTCCTGGATTCTTTTGGGTTTggtttggttctgttctgtgttCTCTCTGATGTTTCTCAGTGTTTAGGCTCGGTTCTCTCACCCAGCTGATCCACATCCATAAGACTCACTGCTTTTTGGAAACTCATTCCTTCTGCTTTTGGATGGTGAGGAGCTGGAAAGATTTTTGTtcatatgtttttacatttgaaaagttATTGTGATGCGTTACTATAGcaacaatgatttttttcccccaaggatttggacaacagactggagaTGCAACAATGAAGCCGTCTATAAGAAGGGACTTGTCTTGGGAAgacagagtgtcttcagtcagagttGAAAAGGAGGCGTCATGATTTAGAGcaggagcagagaggaggaaatTTAAACTACACCTTTTGTTATACATCAGCAGTAAAAGGATTTTTAGTAAACAAATTGAATGAGTTCCAAGAGTTAAAAAAGGGCCCAGAATACCAGGAATGCAGTGTTTTACGCTGTGCAGCATTGCTGCAAGTTCATATCCTCCAACATCAGGGATATTTCTTACCTGCGGTTTAGGCCGTTACTCCGTGGTCCCAAATCttcctttaaattaaagtttgcattttatttaaaagtcaaagtcCCAGAGACTGGAGCAAGAGAAGAGAGGTGCAGGATCCAGGTTGCATGAAGTATGTGCAGAGTTCACACAATCAGTGATGACTGGGGTTGCTACTTTTGTgttggttctttttttattagtaacACCAATTGCTAGGTAAACTCTTGGCTATTGAGAAATGATAACTCCCAATAACGTTTCTCAATATGGTTTCTCTGGAGGTGTGGACTCTGAAGCTTTAAACTCTACCCAACATCTAGGCAAACCTTGTGGaggctatgaagcttaccgcAAACTGCCAGTGCTGTCAACAACCATCCTCCCCATTTCAAAGGGAGAAGTGCAGAGCTGAACCACAGGACCGTGGCCAACacacggactgaacggcttcaCACTTCCTACGTTACCACTGCTGAAACTACAACTTCTCCACCTGTTTTCTGATTGGCCCAGTTGAAATTCTGCTCCATAACAggattactgtattttataagTGCATGAAGAAGGGAGAGCTGTATGGACATATTAAACCTGAACCAGGGGCAGTAGGGGAGATGATGTGTTCACgtacacctcagaaagtatgtagttgcGCCCCTGGTAACTGggtagaaaatgtaaagaatctGGGTCCCTTAACTTGttgggtgtttgttttttactaggTGAAACAGCAGGTGGTGGTGTTTCCTCCTGCATGGTGAGTTAGCAGCCAGAGAGGAAGGGGGATAAGGAAGTGGTTGGATCAGAGGACTGGacgtgatgatgatgatgtcgcCGCCTGCTGTGATGCACCAGCAGCTTCCAGGAGAGCGCTAGCCGGACCCCCAGACTCCGGCCATTCCTGACAATGAGATGGGTAACTGCTGGGCTTACTGCGTGGGGCTCTTCAGGAGGGAAGCCAACAGGATCCAGAGAGGAGGCGGGTAGGTAAAGTCAGGCTAGTAGTCGGCTAGCCGAGCTAACTAGCCTGGCAGCATCCCCTGACCCAGTGTATCCGGTTCCTGATAACGCAGCCAAGGTTTTTAAGCGGTAAGTGACACGGCAGAATGTGGAGGACGGCTTCAGTGCCGCTCTGTTCTGCGTCACTACCGGAAGTAGGACTCGGTTAAACATAGTTTGTGCGCTGCTGTTTGTTTGGGGTTTAACCTGCAGCCAGCCGGTCGGTGGGTCTCAGGGGGAATGGAGACCCCACCCCACCGTATTGCTGACAGCTTACTCACAAATACATTCACGCTAGTCTAGAATGTATTCGAACACGTTCCCTTTCCCAAAGCAATTCTgaacttttacatgtttttttgcGCTTTCATCTCGTCTTCACCGCCCTAACTATCCCTTGGCTGTCCCTTGTGTTGCGTTCAGGCTGCTCTGTCACCAAACTGAGGGTAAATAATTGATGTTTTAGCCCCATGTCGCCTTCTACACAGCTTCCCTCCTACTCATTTGCCCTTCTGCTTCATTGTAGAGCTTATATAATTGTAGTTTTATGTCatattattgtttcttttgcaAGCCTCTACCTGCAGGTATGATTAGACAGTCATTTAATGAAAGTTTCAAAAGAGCAAAATAACTGACTTGTGTTGCAAATCTGTTTACCATAGCTTTATCAAAGCATGATATATTCTCTATTTCCTCTAAATATGTTTCAGGTCAAAGTACTTCCGAAGTTCTACTACCGGAGAGCATTACACAATAGAGGTATGACTTATGGACTTGATTAATTTTGTGAATATTCAACCCAAGTTTACTTTTAttgtcttcatttttctttcttccgtTTTTCCAGTTTGAAAATCTGGTAGAAAGTGACGAGGTAAGtcagatttctgtttaaaattctCAGTCTCACAAAAGTATTCAATGTCCCTTCACATTTTTCACCTCCCAACCACAAACGTTTAATTGTGGAATTTatgataaacaaacacaaagtcaattcagttcaaaatcaaaaatactttatcgaTCCCACAGCGAAATGATATGCTGCTGTGACTCAAATTATTCAAGACTCTTACGAGAGTTACTGTAGATGATGATGGCTGCGATCTCCTGTAGCGGTTTGTGTTGCAGCGAATTGGAAGAGGCCTCCGACTGAATACACTCTGGGTTTTTATGACAGTCTCGGGAAAGAAGGACGCGCAGGGTTGTCCgtaatttttgtgatttttatgtaAAGTTCTTGTGGAGACTCTCATGACTTTCTTTCAGTTGTGGTTTTTCTTCTGTGAAGGTCAGATGTCCGACTTCTGAACCCCGTTGGTTGGAATTTATTAGGGTGgcttaaaacaaatgcatgccacagtttttatattttatttctaaaaagaaacattttactttataatatatatattatgtctgacataaaatcccaataaaatatgttaatttgttgttgtttttttattcacagtttTGCTAATTAGGAAGTAATGTCATTACAACATAGTGCCTAagttgaataaattatttaaaaattggcAATGAGATGTCATTGCTTGGagttcactgaaaaaaaatgcctgaaaactaaaacacacacatagatATTACTGGTAGAATAATATGGTAGAGGGAAGAAAGAAGGAGAGAACAAATCTAgaataaacatacaaataataatatagtGAGAAATATACACAACTTAGCATTTTCCATGCAGGCAGTCTGAGGGGACTTTTACTTTCACATTGTCATCGGTCGTCATTATCCTGATGGTTATTCTCATTtcataatgaatttaaaaaaataacagggaTCCATTTTTCACCTCAGAGTTTTCAAAGTGactaaaaacaatgacactgtttgtTTGCGTTGCAGGCTGAGAGCCCAAAGCCCTGTCCGAGGTAAGCAATCGGGTCcgaatcttaaaaaaaataaataaaactcaccAATGTTCAAACTGTGACGTCGTTTTGTTTCCGTCCCGCTTTGCTTTCAGGCCCATCAGTGAAGATGAGCTCAGTCACCTCAGAGAGCACCGCTACGCTGCTATCTCCGACAAACAAGTCCTCATCGACCAAAACCTGCGAGTTGAGGTGAGAcgtgatgtttgtgttttatttcttgagAGTTCCAgctccctttattttttttttttgtgtgtgtgtgtgtgtgtgtgcttttagtctttggctcttttttttgaatatcattattttttatttgcagcattgctttgttttctgttttgttaactttctgttttgtgtttgtttaattttgtttattcctGCTCAGTTAGAGGCACAGGAGGAGAAGTTAAGGCTAGAAGAGGAGGCTAGAAATGCCGCCCAGCGCGAGGCCGCCAGGGTGGCTCGTGAACGAAAAATGAAGGAGGTGAGGCGGCACTGAGCGCTCCCTTCTGCTAGTTTACCTTACCGCGTCTCCTCTGACCCGGTGTCCCTCTAGGTGGGCCGTCCTGGTTTTTAAActcctccttttccttctcgtttgtgtgttatttttgctttctcgTTTTAGCTGTGTGcatgctttctttcttttgtcctCATCAGCCTGTTTATTATGTTGGAGCAATGAATATTTCATCTGCATGGTTACAGTGCAGTTCTATTCAAATAGTTGGTTATAGATAGGCAAATGATTCTTACCTGCTGTTAAAGTAACACTTGGTGACAAGTTCTGTCTAAATGGGAAGGTCTGATTCACCATTTTTAGAGTTGCATTCGCAgacctttttaaaagaaatgatgtCCTAAATATGcatcatttttgaaaacatttacagctaTTTTTGTCATCTAaggctaaataaaatgaaaacgcACAGTAAAATCAGACCGAATGGAGAAGCATGGCGGAGGGAGGAGCATCATGGGGCTGGGGCTGCTTTCATACACTGGaagaacacaaaatcttaccaagtgttttttttttgtctaggttccagttcaaatatcttagtacactttaaataagacatcACTAATTTAAAGTAACTTATTATCAACATATATGAGTcaatcatttcttaatattgatgaaaacgtggTAGATCCAGtggcagattacttcacttGCAACACGTGGGAAAATATgttattactgaaataatctgccagtgaagctatccatccatccatccatccattttctgttcaccctttgtccctaatggggtcgggagggttgctggtgcctatctccagctacgttccaggcgggaggcggggtacaccctggacaggtcgccagtctgtcgcagggcaacacaaagacatacaggacaaacaaccattcacacacacacacacccctagggagaatttagatagaccaattaacctaacagtcatgtttttggactgtgggaggaagccggagtacccggagagaacccacgcatgcacagggagaacatgcaaactccatgcagaaagaccccggccgggaatcgaacccaggaccttcttgctgcaaggcaacagtgctaccaactgcgccactgtgcagcccgccAGTGAAGctagtatttctttttttttaaatcagtattaataaattattgacttaaaacaaacatctttatcattctgaaaagttacttatagttgttttttattatttcaagtgtactaagatatttgaactggaaactagaaaataaatacttggcaaaattttgtgtttttgcagtgcatcttCAAGACCTTGCAGTTGttggacaaaaatattgaattcaAGGCTACAAATGTGATCTACTGGGGTTTACAGTATTATTATAGAGTACATTTGTTGTAAGTAATGATCCAGATATCCTTCAACAAGCAGAGCGTTGTCTTTTAGagttcagattgttttatttgtactgAGTGCATCATTCGACACTGTTGGTCATAATGTATCTGTTGACCATGATACATTACACAAGTGACTAGAGAGCTGGGTCTCTGGTTCGAGTCTTACCTAAACAACAGGGACTTCTTTATGTCAGTAGGTAACTTTTCATCAGTCACATGTGGGCTTCCCCAGGGTTCAGTTCCTGGTGCCTCTCCCTTTTAATATCTACAGGTTATAACAATGAATAAGATTAGTTTTACTACGCAGACGATATGTAGCTCTACATTACGGCGTCACCAGGTGAACACGAACCCATTCAAGGGACAAATCAAAGCGTGGGTGTGATGTAACTTtcttcagctgaacagaaaccaaactggaGTAATTGATTTTTTTGGGGACCTAAAGAGGAGCGGCCAAGAAGTCGACGCACGGCTAGAAATCACTGACCAGACTCTAAATCAGGTGTGGTGTGGGGATTGGACTCaaacctgaaccttcagagtcacataaagacagttacaaagtcaaacTTTTATCAGCCGAAACATGCTGCAAAGATTAAATGACTGACGTCGCAACGAGAAACTCATGGCACAGTTTGCCTAAAATCTCCCAACAGCTTCAGCTGCtcctgttgctgaaaatgtgccacacaaataaacttgctgTACCTTAAGTAAGTAAAACTTCACATacatttcaaggtgtcaaatcaCAAAGTGCTCGGCAATACTTTGAAGCATaagagaaattaagaaaatgctgattttaaaatttatttttagtagtCCAGAGGGTCCACTGATCTCAAACCAAAGGGAAGAGAGTTCCA contains:
- the LOC102228497 gene encoding cilia- and flagella-associated protein 100-like isoform X3, giving the protein MSSPHPSDGADRALVSEADVAAKLQKAEMRRRAQQSPYKVPNNKTAFALSSEETANRREEMRKFLALPIEEKATHAARALAKLKNELVGELEEEEEENEKKESLKQIRSKAAFPKQTPSTHELKITTAKGEKLTKESRHELLLMERQQAVLELSLMTKRSEILKMEKAVAKEERKLKQLEKLIERDNQKFEEFLRENERKSVEARALFEREEKSKQEKNAVIKKLTAEMRTIQSELEKYEDALTDYLKYKDFLFRLSPAEWQDEQKSKDSKTKTSSKQNDGQEPTETGLERKLPLVRATREKTCSLDYDSLEDKPELYFTDPQQLLDLMSELTEQNLSLIQNSARAGEALAKLRQTVDTTRRKIENEEEKIALQIKELNQKLDKEKARGAKLEQMVQLHVSLSSQDQDKMLDALNKKVTEVYSGCVENRITDLSTLQKVAKIESRVFSLLQSLEGMPVERLAVVKKVKESEKRSRMREEKLMEQREKQKERMRRVGRSSCLGACLL
- the LOC102228497 gene encoding cilia- and flagella-associated protein 100-like isoform X2; translation: MRRRAQQSPYKVPNNKTAFALSSEETANRREEMRKFLALPIEEKATHAARALAKLKNELVGELEEEEEENEKKESLKQIRSKAAFPKQTPSTHELKITTAKGEKLTKESRHELLLMERQQAVLELSLMTKRSEILKMEKAVAKEERKLKQLEKLIERDNQKFEEFLRENERKSVEARALFEREEKSKQEKNAVIKKLTAEMRTIQSELEKYEDALTDYLKYKDFLFRLSPAEWQDEQKSKDSKTKTSSKQNDGQEPTETGLERKLPLVRATREKTCSLDYDSLEDKPELYFTDPQQLLDLMSELTEQNLSLIQNSARAGEALAKLRQTVDTTRRKIENEEEKIALQIKELNQKLDKEKARGAKLEQMVQLHVSLSSQDQDKMLDALNKKVTEVYSGCVENRITDLSTLQKVAKIESRVFSLLQSLEGMPVERLAVVKKVKESEKRSRMREEKLMEQREKQKERMRRYLERSLADSKKISGKKLMPRCMPALKKVEVVDVDNKPAEDDINDYLFGLDDTE
- the LOC102228497 gene encoding cilia- and flagella-associated protein 100-like isoform X1; translated protein: MSSPHPSDGADRALVSEADVAAKLQKAEMRRRAQQSPYKVPNNKTAFALSSEETANRREEMRKFLALPIEEKATHAARALAKLKNELVGELEEEEEENEKKESLKQIRSKAAFPKQTPSTHELKITTAKGEKLTKESRHELLLMERQQAVLELSLMTKRSEILKMEKAVAKEERKLKQLEKLIERDNQKFEEFLRENERKSVEARALFEREEKSKQEKNAVIKKLTAEMRTIQSELEKYEDALTDYLKYKDFLFRLSPAEWQDEQKSKDSKTKTSSKQNDGQEPTETGLERKLPLVRATREKTCSLDYDSLEDKPELYFTDPQQLLDLMSELTEQNLSLIQNSARAGEALAKLRQTVDTTRRKIENEEEKIALQIKELNQKLDKEKARGAKLEQMVQLHVSLSSQDQDKMLDALNKKVTEVYSGCVENRITDLSTLQKVAKIESRVFSLLQSLEGMPVERLAVVKKVKESEKRSRMREEKLMEQREKQKERMRRYLERSLADSKKISGKKLMPRCMPALKKVEVVDVDNKPAEDDINDYLFGLDDTE